GTCCGCAACCTGTCATCGCGCTGACGCCCTCAGCCCCGTCCAGATCGCACTTCGTCCGCACGTTCAGTACAGGCATGTTGCCCGCATCGATTTTCACCGGCGGAGCATCCGGCGCGTGCAGCGACAGAATCAATTCCGCGCGGTCGATGGCGTCGCGGGCGGCCTGCTGCATGGCGCGATCGAGCAGCGCGGTCGGCTCATCGAGCCCGGCAATGTCGACCAGCATGACTTCCGCATCACCCAGGCGCAGCGGCTCGGTGAGCACATCGCGCGTCGTCCCCGCCGTCGAACCCGCCACCGCGCGCTCGTGTCCGAGCAAGGCGTTGAACAGCGTGCTCTTGCCCGCATTGGGCGCGCCGACCAGCACGACCCACGGCATCGCTTCGAGCGACGCCCACGAGCGACTGCGATCGCGCAGACCGTTGAGCTCCATCTGACAGCGCGACAATCCCGCGTCCAGGTCCGCGGGCGAAATCGCCACCACATCCTCCTGATCGACGAAGTCGATGCCCGCTTCGACAAGCGCGAGGAGCTGCGCGAGGGATTCGGTCTGATGCACGGCCCACTGCCCGAGCTGCCCGCCGCGGAGGAGTTTGGCCGCCTCGAGCTGCGCATCGCTGACGGCGCCGATGGTGGCGGCGATGCCCTCGGCTCGCGTCAGGTCGATGCGGCCGGCGGTGAAGGCACGCTGCGTGAACTCGCCGGGCTCGGCGAGCCGGCCCTCGCCGGCGATGTGACGCATGACCTCCAGCACATGATGCAATACGCGGGTCAACAATGCCGGATTGCCCGGCAGTTGAATTTCGAGAATGTCCTGCGCGGTGAAGGAACGCGGCCCTCGGAAATACAGAGCGAGCGCCGGAAGCGGAAAGCTCAGGGAAGGCGATCCCTGAGCTTTCAATGTAAGGCGCACCGGCGTGAGCACGCGCGGTTCGATCATGCGATCGAAGAGCGCTTCGATGACCGGCAAAAGCGACTCGGCGGAAAGACGGATCAGGCCGCGGGCGCTGCGCCCGGGCGGAGAGCTGACGGCGATGATGGGGTCATCGGCGTGCATGGCCGCATCACTTGCGACGCTTGCCGCCGCGCGGGCCCGGCCCGCCGCCCTTGGCGGCCTGCGCCTGGCGCTGACGTTCCTCGGCGGCTTTCATGACGCGGTCCCAGAATCCGCCGCTCTTGGGGCTGTTGCCCCCGCCCTTGCCCATCGACCCCGCGTCAAAGTCGCCGCGGTCCTCCATCTCCTTGATGTGCGCCCGGACGCGCTTGGACTCGATGATGCCCACGCTGGTGGACACGAGGATGTAGAGCGTCAGGCCGCAGGGCATCTTGTAGAAGAGGAACGGAAACAGCGGCGCGATGAACTTCATCATCTTCTGCTGCTGCTCCGCCTGCTCGTTCATCGCCGGCGTCGTCTGCGTGGTGTACTTCTGCTGAATGAAGAACACGAACGACATGAGGATCGGGATGATGTTGATGCTCGAGATCGTCACGAAGCCCAGGTGCGTCTCGGGGAAGGTGATGAAATTATCCTGCGAGGAAAGGTCGCGGAGGAACTGCCAGTTGAAGCCGAACCATTGTCCGATCGAGTGGAACACGTCGTAGAACGCGGGCTGGTGGCGGAGCTGAATGGCGAAAAAGAGCATGGCGTACAGGGCGAACCAGATGGGCATCTGAAAGAGCATCGGCAGGCAGCCGAGGCCCATCGCGGCGGGGTTGACGTTCTTCTCGCGATACAGGGCCATCGTTTCCTGATTGAGCTTCTGAGGATTGTCCTTGTACTTGACCTTGAGGCGCTCCAACTCGGGTTTGAGCGAGGCCATCTGCCGGCTGACCTTCATCATGTTGACCTGCGAACGCTTGGTCAACGGATGCAGAATCGTCCGCACGATCGCGACAAGTCCCATGATCGCCAGACCCCAGTCGCGCACGATCCAATGCAGGAACTGAAGGAATGCCAGCAGTCCGTTGGCCAGCCAGGCGAATGTGCAGAACGCGCAGAACCCGCCGAGGTTGAACTCGATGACGTCGCCCAGATCGAGCCGCACGTACAGCGGATCGTTCTTGAGCAGGTCCGAATCCATCGGCCCGGCGAAAAGCTCAAGCTCAAGCGCCGCCGACTTGCCCGCGTCAATCCGCATCGGCACGCTGTCCATGAGCAGCGCCATCGACTTGTCCGTGTCCTTGGGCCCGCCCCATGTCATCCGCCGTACCGTGTTGAACTCCGACTGGAGCGGAAGGATGCCTTCGACCTTTTCATCGACCGTCGTGTGCACGGCGGCGGCGAAGTAACGGTTGGTCATGGCGACCCATGCCAGGTCGCGCCCCGAATCTTCGGCGTCCTTGGGATCGGGCCAGAGCGTGTCGGTCTTCTGGCTGACGACGTTCTGGCGGCGCAGATGATGGCCGTTCGTCGTCAGGTGTTTGGACTTGGGGTTGGAAAGCGACGGTTGAAGATAGCACTCGACGACCTTGCGCCGGTCGCCGATATATCCGCCTTCGGTTTGCAGATCGACCGGCCCAAGCTGGGTGAACCGCACGCTCAGCGGACCGTCCGTCAGATTCTCGAACGTCTGATGCAGGTCCAGATCGTATCGACCGACGGGCAGCGACCATGTGCGCGTCAGGCGCAGCACCGGCTTGTCCGCGGCGTCGGCGATCGTCAGATGGAACACGGCGGTCGTGGCGGTGGTCTTTTCGCGATCAACCTGCCAGCGCGACCCGTAGACGTAGACCGGGTCCCCGCCGTTGATCACCACGGCATAGGCGGCCATCGGGTACTGATAGCTTGTCGCGCCGGTGGCGTCGTCATGCGAATAGACCTGCTGCTGTTGAAGCGGATAGGGGATGTGGTCCTGCACGCTCGTCGAGTAGCGCGACAGGAGCACATGTTTGATGCCGCCGCCCCAGGGCGTGAACTTGGCCTCGAGATTGTACGGGTTGGTCTGCTCGTCCTTTTCGGTGGAGCCGATGACGGGCTCATCCTGTTTTTCGGTGACGTCGACGACCTTGAGGCCCGAAATCGGCTTCACATCGTCGGGGACGGCGGCGGGCGTTTGGGTTCCCTCGCCGGGGGGCTTGGCGGATTCCCCGGCCTTGTCAGGCGCGGGCGGGGCGCCGTCCGTGGTGGAAACCGCGGGCTTGGCCGTCGAAGCGTCTGGCGCGGTCGAACCGGAACGGAACGCCATCGCGACGGTGATGCCGACGGCGATGACGACAAGAAGCAAAGTAATGGCGAAGCGTTGCATCGAAACCCTCTATTGTCGGGTCAAATGAAGTCGCACAGTATATGGGGAAAACGCAAAACTCGAAACTCGAAAACCGAAACTCGAAGGGATGGGCCATCCTTCGGTTTTCGAGTTCCCCCCGTTACCTGCCTTCGAGGAGTCGCTGGCCGAAGAAGTCGTTAAGGTCGGGGATTTTCTCGACCTTGGCGATCACGGACTTGATGTCATATTCGAGGCGGACGAATTCGACGTGATCTTCAAAAAAGAGCGTGTAGCCGCTGCGGGGATCGCGGTCGCGGGGCTGTCCGACGGAGCCGACGTTGATGATGAATTTTTCTTCTTCGCGGAAGCTGTACTGGCCCTTCAGTTCGGTCGGATTGTAGAAGTCGGGTTCATCGGTGAAGACGCCCTGGACATGGGTATGCCCGACGAAGCATCCGCGTTCGAGGCGGTCGAAAATCTGCTGCATTTTTGTCGGAGCGGTGGCCACGTCGTCGGCGAAGATGTACTCGTTGATGGGCCGGCGGGGCGAGCCGTGCACGCTGATGACGCCGTCGGCAAGCGTCTGGCGGATCGTCAGCCCGCCGAGATAGTTCCATCGCATGGCCCGCTTGGCCTTGTCCGGCTCGAGTTCGAACTGCCGCCGGGTCCAGAAGCTGGCCGTCTCGGCCCCGACGTTGA
The nucleotide sequence above comes from Planctomycetota bacterium. Encoded proteins:
- a CDS encoding metallophosphoesterase, with translation MSYPTAIISDIHANLEALRVVLADIEKRKVKRIVCLGDIVGYGPNPRECLDLVIERCDWALMGNHDYAVLYEPTNFNVGAETASFWTRRQFELEPDKAKRAMRWNYLGGLTIRQTLADGVISVHGSPRRPINEYIFADDVATAPTKMQQIFDRLERGCFVGHTHVQGVFTDEPDFYNPTELKGQYSFREEEKFIINVGSVGQPRDRDPRSGYTLFFEDHVEFVRLEYDIKSVIAKVEKIPDLNDFFGQRLLEGR
- a CDS encoding GTP-binding protein is translated as MHADDPIIAVSSPPGRSARGLIRLSAESLLPVIEALFDRMIEPRVLTPVRLTLKAQGSPSLSFPLPALALYFRGPRSFTAQDILEIQLPGNPALLTRVLHHVLEVMRHIAGEGRLAEPGEFTQRAFTAGRIDLTRAEGIAATIGAVSDAQLEAAKLLRGGQLGQWAVHQTESLAQLLALVEAGIDFVDQEDVVAISPADLDAGLSRCQMELNGLRDRSRSWASLEAMPWVVLVGAPNAGKSTLFNALLGHERAVAGSTAGTTRDVLTEPLRLGDAEVMLVDIAGLDEPTALLDRAMQQAARDAIDRAELILSLHAPDAPPVKIDAGNMPVLNVRTKCDLDGAEGVSAMTGCGLDDLRARIAERLADRAVTLVGEMLALTDRHRDELIAAMEAIDEARRLLGPQRHAPSLADMELIAAAMRRGLDHLGALGGQMTPDDVIGRIFATFCIGK
- the yidC gene encoding membrane protein insertase YidC; this translates as MQRFAITLLLVVIAVGITVAMAFRSGSTAPDASTAKPAVSTTDGAPPAPDKAGESAKPPGEGTQTPAAVPDDVKPISGLKVVDVTEKQDEPVIGSTEKDEQTNPYNLEAKFTPWGGGIKHVLLSRYSTSVQDHIPYPLQQQQVYSHDDATGATSYQYPMAAYAVVINGGDPVYVYGSRWQVDREKTTATTAVFHLTIADAADKPVLRLTRTWSLPVGRYDLDLHQTFENLTDGPLSVRFTQLGPVDLQTEGGYIGDRRKVVECYLQPSLSNPKSKHLTTNGHHLRRQNVVSQKTDTLWPDPKDAEDSGRDLAWVAMTNRYFAAAVHTTVDEKVEGILPLQSEFNTVRRMTWGGPKDTDKSMALLMDSVPMRIDAGKSAALELELFAGPMDSDLLKNDPLYVRLDLGDVIEFNLGGFCAFCTFAWLANGLLAFLQFLHWIVRDWGLAIMGLVAIVRTILHPLTKRSQVNMMKVSRQMASLKPELERLKVKYKDNPQKLNQETMALYREKNVNPAAMGLGCLPMLFQMPIWFALYAMLFFAIQLRHQPAFYDVFHSIGQWFGFNWQFLRDLSSQDNFITFPETHLGFVTISSINIIPILMSFVFFIQQKYTTQTTPAMNEQAEQQQKMMKFIAPLFPFLFYKMPCGLTLYILVSTSVGIIESKRVRAHIKEMEDRGDFDAGSMGKGGGNSPKSGGFWDRVMKAAEERQRQAQAAKGGGPGPRGGKRRK